Part of the Flavobacteriales bacterium genome, CCCTTATGTTGTTAATTTACCCACACAATGAATAATATAATTTACAATGGTTTTTTTTCCACAAAACAGAAATATGCTTTCTCCTTTGGCAACAAAATACTGTTGATTATTTTACTCTCCAATTACTTTTTAATTCACCATTTATTCCGAAATTCATACCACTTATTTAATCAACCAAGCAAGACACCAAAGTAAGAAGAAAATATGTAAAAAATAGACCTCCTATTCTTAATTTTGTAAAGATTCACGAATACAAGCACCTATTTATCATTTAACCAATAGCTCAAAATTTGTGTTATTGATATTATCACATTTTATACTAAAAATATTATAGAATTAGCTTATCATTTAGCGAGTTTGATAAGCTTTTTAAAAGTATCGAATAGCGTAAAACCTTTCGATACTTTTTTGTTATGAAACCAATTATTTTGCACCATTATCCATTTATCAGCAGAAAATAACCATATACCAAACAAGAGCTTAATTATCGCTTTAAATGACACTCAATGAATAGTTTTGTAGCTCAAAAAAAAAGCTCATGACACGCACAAAGTTAAGCTTGATACTTTTTGTATTAAGCCTCAGTTCTCATCAAATATTATTTGGACAAGTCGGAATCGGAACAACAAATCCACATGCTTCCGCAATAATTGACATTACCTCTTCTGAAAAAGGTTTTCTGCCTCCTAGAATGACCATTATACAAAGAAATGGCATCCCTAATCCTGAAGAGGGATTGGTCGTTTATTGCAAAAATTGCTGTGTAGAAGGAGCTATTTCATTCTACAATAGTAGTAAATGGGTAAATATCACCAATTGTGAAACGTCTGATATAGACGATGATGGAATCCCTAACCATATTGATATCGATGACGACAATGACGGAATTGTAGATGGTATGGAATCAGGAATTCTTAGTGATCCAGGTTTTGAAACACCTCAAAACCCAAATTTCACAAGCAATGAGTACGAAAACTTTAATGCACAATATTTAAAAAATCCAAGAACATGGGAATACCTTAATCATGGAGCTGGGAATCCTTTTGGAGGATTGTTTAAGAATGGAAACTCTTATTCTGGTTCTTCTCCAAATTTATTGACGGCTCAAGAAGGAGTATATTACACCATTTTTCACTCTGCTGGAACCTATAGAGGAGAAGCCCTTTTCAACAATTTATCCATCAGTATTGTAAACGGAGGAAGGTATTTCTTTGGTTTTTCAGCTTACCAGCATCAACTACCTACTGTATTGATAAACGAAGGTTCTATAGTTATTTTTGGAATAAAAACGGGAATGAGCCTACCAAATTTTGGACTCACCTCATTTACACCGGCAATACTAAACGGTTACCCTGCAGTTTTCACTGAACTAGGTAGATCTTCACTAATAAATAATACCACAGAATGGAAAACTTTTGATATAGAATTTACCGCCACTGAGGCCTATGATAGACTACTTATCGTGATTGACGGAAACAATGCCATGATTGGTGTTGACAATTTTATTTGCACAAGAGATACTGATGGTGATGGGCTTTTTGATCATCAAGACATTGACTCAGATGCTGACGGATGTTCGGATGCTCAAGAAATTGGACACGGTGTCTATCAATTTATACATCAAGAAGTTGGACAAAATGGATTGATAGATTCCTTAGAAACGACTATTGATTCTGATATGTATTCTACTCCTCCTAGCAATTTATCAGAAGCCTATGATGGAAATTGCCCTTAGAATTTATAGTACTATTAGAAAATATTAAGAATTGAAAAGTGAGTGTATAAAACACTCACTTTTTTGTTTTTTCAAAAAGCTAGGGCATTTTTGCAAATTCACTATAACCTTAAAGTTCAGATACTAACTTATGATAACTTTAATATAATTAGACATAATACAACTCCGAAATCTCTATTTACTGATCACCAACTTATAGGCCATTCGTGTTTTATGAACACCCTCCAGCACTAGAGTATAATATCCATTTTTCAGGAAAGAAATGTCTATCTCCACCATTTCACTTTGATTAGTGTAGGATTTTGACTGAACAACTCTTCCTGAGGCATCATACACAGATATATTAAAATCTTTTTCATCTACGTTTTCTAATGAAACTTTAACAAGATCTGAAGCTGGGTTTGGAGATAAAATACCCGAAGATTTGTCATTTTCCGCAATATCATCTATCCACCCAATAGTCACTTCTATTGCAGGCATAAATTGACTTCCGAAACCATGAATAAATCCAAAATCAGAATCTGTTGCACTAAAAAGTGAGGCTTTTGGACTTTGATCCTTAGTGATATCAGAAGTATAATGTTTGTAATTAAATGCATAATCCCTCTGGTTTCCATACCCCATAAATAATTCAGAATTTGTACTAAAAGCAACACATACTTGATAATGTATATTAGGTTGTATTAAGTGATTCATTGGTATATAAACGGAAACATTTTTTTTGTTTTCATTTTCATGCTGAAAAGTGTAAGATCCTGATTGCAGGTGAGTCCTAGAATTCACTTGCCAGTTTAAAGGGTCCAAATCTAACTCATAGATATTGATATCGGCACTTTTATCTACGATACTCCCTGTTCCATTGAAAGCATTAAACTTTACATTGTCGACTAAAAATATATTCTCTTTCATAAAAGGAAGTTTAAAATTTATACAGTATTCTGGAGAAGATGTCGATAAATTTCTAAAATACAAATCTGGATCTAGTTCATCTTCTTCATTTATTGAGCAATAAGACAATTTACTATATGAACTCAAAGTTTGGACATTTCCAATTGACATTTTATCACTAAAATGATTATCTGTTTGATCAGAATCCATTGAATCAGATAAAATCGAGTACTCTAGAATATATTGGTCATAATTCTCAAAACCAGCAGAATCACTATAATCAGGCAATATAAATGAATAGGAAGAATCACTTTTTAGCTGACTTATTACTTGTGATATTTCCTCATAAACAATGAAGCCATTCTTTTTTATTTGAGCCTTTAACTGAACATTGCTTATATCATTTTTTCCAACGTTTGCAATATCAGATCCAATCAAAAATTTAAGATGATTAGAATCTTCATACATATAATGCGGCATTTTGGAATAAGGCAAAGAAGCAGCAAAACCTTTTCTGATAATTAAGTCGTTATTCAGTAATTTATTTCCATACTTATTTCCCATAAACACCTTACAATTTCCAACTTTTATTTGGTCAATTAACTCAGCTCCTTTCGACTTAGAAATAAGGAGAACAGGAATCTTAATATCAAATGAAGAAAAATTACCTGTTAAAATACCATAAGCCATTGGGTTACCTCTTGCTTTCTTTAATGTTTCAGCTGTGTCAATTACTAAAAGAGCTAGTGCTCCTTCACTTTGAGCACTTAATGCTTTCTGTTCTATTGAGCAACCTCCTTGATTTACCACAACCGTTTTGTTGTTTATATCTATCTGAAAGGTGTCACATCCTAAAGAATCTGTACCAAGGTTTGAAAAAACCAAATCACTTGTAATAGCATGTGGACTATAAAATAAGTTTACACTATCACTTGTTCCCCAAACACCTTGTGGTTCACTATACATGATAGAATCGATTTTCTGTGCAATATTTACGGGCTCCAAGAGGTACAGCTCAGGTTGGGCAAACATTTGAGAAAACACTTGAAAACTAAAGATAAATGCAAAAATAAATAATATATGTTTTTTCATAAGTACAAGGTTTATTAATTGTTGATTATCAAGTAAATATACGAAATAATTCTAAATAAAATATTATATTTCACTAATTTCCCTCATTATTTTAAACAAATTATTCATGATATCTATTGATAATTAATACCGATTACTTGCTAAAATCACCCACTTCTTTCACTGCGTTCATAATTGGCTTTTAGCAATGTATCGGCATTATACCTATGAGTAAATTAACACCATAAATGGTATAAAATGGAGTCCTCCAAAAAAAGGGAATTAATCATAAACAAAAAACCTTCGTATTTCTCAAGGGTTTTTGTATTTCTGCAAGTGCTATTAGTGCTTGTGAAAACTGAATGTAAGAAGCTTAAAAATTCATTTTAAGTTTTAATGAATTTTTTACTCATACTTTTACCATTCGTTAAATGAAATTGAATTAAATAAATACCTTTTTCTAATTTTGAGATATTTATAACTGATGGATTATTAATTGAATCGTATCGATCTATATAGTCCACTCTTTTTCCATTAAAATCGAATATTTGAATTTTAGAAATTCCTTGATTATATATGTTTTTTATCAATAGTTCTTGCTTGTTATTTACTATTTCAATAAAAGATTCTTCTTTGTCTTCTTCTATTGTAGTTAAGAGTTGAACATAAATAGACTTTGATGTTTTACATCTTTCACTTCCAATACTAAAAGTATATACTCCAGATACAGCAGGAACAAAACTTTTGTTATTGGATACTAAAACACCATTAAAATACCACTCATAAATACCATAATTTTGACTACAAGAAAGAGTTCCATTTACATATACTAAAGTTGGGTTGATATTTGGTAACACATATACGGTCGTCGTGTCATATGATATACACCCATTATTATCCGTTCCAGTAACAATATAGTTTGTTTCTTGAGAAGGGCTAACTGGATTTGTTGACGTCGTTATAGAGTTATTCCAAGAATAATTCAGAACATTATTTGCTCCTAAGTATGCCGTATCCCCTACACATATTGAGGTATCATTTGAGGAAATTACATATTGTTGTCCGGAACTACAATCTACACCCTTCTTCAAAATAGTTCCGTTTTCCCCAACAGCATATCCTATATTTGAATTAAAAAATTTAACTCTCGCAATTCTATCGGTATGAATATAATCTACTACCCAAGAATTTTGAGTATCACCACCAGTCGTCGTTTTATAGATTTTACCTTGTGAGGAATTGATCATCTTCCCCCCCATATAGCCATTGTGATTATCTATAAATGTTGATGTAGCATATTGAACATCTTGTCGGGCTATATTCGTAATATTTGACCAAGTATTTGTTTGGTTATTATATTTGTAATAGCTATTAGAGAAAAAGCCATTTACAAACAAATCACCATTAGGCTTTTGAGCTAAGTTTGTTGTTTGTTGATTCAAAGCACCAACAGCATGTTCTGTCCAATTCAGCCCATTATTAATTGATTTGTAAACTTTACCATTCCAAGCTCCAATGAACAAATCACCATTAGCCTGTTGAATTATTTGGTATAATGAAATACCAAAACTCCAAGTCTGTGAATTCCAAGTGAGCCCTCCATCTAATGAACGGTAAAACCTTGGAGTGGTTGAATTGGTAACTCCACCGGTAGCAATCAATTCATTTTGAGAAAGAAACTTTACAGAACGAAAATTGACCAATGTAGCGTTTGGTAATGAGATTGGAGTCCAAGTAGAACCGCCATCTATAGATCTGGCAATAAAACTATTATCTCCAACAGCTATTAATGTGTTACCGTTTTGTACAATATCATAAATCCATGTACTATTGTTGCTTCCATTATAAACTATATTCCAATTATTTCCACCATCTACAGTCCTAAAAATACTGGAATTATCACCAGCAACCAACACAGTATCTGCAGATACAATGTGTAAGTTTATAAGGAAATTTGAAGTATTACTCTGTAAAACTTGCCAATTTGATTGTGCATTACCTTTCATCATTAGTATAAATATTAAGGTAATTAGTAAGATTTTCTTCATTTTAAAGATATTATGAATTAATAATCAAAATTACATTTTTTTTATAATTCTATTTTCATAGAAAATTCAATTAATTAAACAAACTATGATTAATCGTTTATCCTTTTATTTTACCTCATTTAAGCACAAAAAAAATCTTTATTTTGCGTTATAAGCTAGGGCATTTTTGCAAATTTATTGAGGATTTTCCCATGGTTATAAATAGCTCCAAACCATGTTTTTTCACAATGGTAGTTTAAATCAAAATCTTTTGCAGTTTGCTCTACTATTTTTGAAAGATCTTTATAATGAACATGGCAAATACCAGGAAAAAGATGATGTTCTATTTGATAATTAAGTCCGCCAACAAACCAAGAAAACACTTTATTATTAGGCGAAAAATTTGATGTGGTTAATAACTGATGAATTGCCCATGTATTTTCTAAAGGCTCATTCTTATCTGGTAATGGAAACTGAGAAGTAGGCACTACATGCGCTGGTTGAAAGATGAGACTTAAAATGAGTCCAGCAACTAGGTGTAAACTCAAAAAACAAAGTGCAATAAACCAAGCAGAATATGGCATTAACAATATAGGTAATAAAAGTGTGACAGAGTAATACATCACTTTTGTTATGATAATTTCGGTCATCAATTTTCTATATTTTTTCCTCCCTTTGATATGACCTTTTTCTTTAAACT contains:
- a CDS encoding T9SS type A sorting domain-containing protein, which gives rise to MKKHILFIFAFIFSFQVFSQMFAQPELYLLEPVNIAQKIDSIMYSEPQGVWGTSDSVNLFYSPHAITSDLVFSNLGTDSLGCDTFQIDINNKTVVVNQGGCSIEQKALSAQSEGALALLVIDTAETLKKARGNPMAYGILTGNFSSFDIKIPVLLISKSKGAELIDQIKVGNCKVFMGNKYGNKLLNNDLIIRKGFAASLPYSKMPHYMYEDSNHLKFLIGSDIANVGKNDISNVQLKAQIKKNGFIVYEEISQVISQLKSDSSYSFILPDYSDSAGFENYDQYILEYSILSDSMDSDQTDNHFSDKMSIGNVQTLSSYSKLSYCSINEEDELDPDLYFRNLSTSSPEYCINFKLPFMKENIFLVDNVKFNAFNGTGSIVDKSADINIYELDLDPLNWQVNSRTHLQSGSYTFQHENENKKNVSVYIPMNHLIQPNIHYQVCVAFSTNSELFMGYGNQRDYAFNYKHYTSDITKDQSPKASLFSATDSDFGFIHGFGSQFMPAIEVTIGWIDDIAENDKSSGILSPNPASDLVKVSLENVDEKDFNISVYDASGRVVQSKSYTNQSEMVEIDISFLKNGYYTLVLEGVHKTRMAYKLVISK
- a CDS encoding YCF48-related protein, translated to MKKILLITLIFILMMKGNAQSNWQVLQSNTSNFLINLHIVSADTVLVAGDNSSIFRTVDGGNNWNIVYNGSNNSTWIYDIVQNGNTLIAVGDNSFIARSIDGGSTWTPISLPNATLVNFRSVKFLSQNELIATGGVTNSTTPRFYRSLDGGLTWNSQTWSFGISLYQIIQQANGDLFIGAWNGKVYKSINNGLNWTEHAVGALNQQTTNLAQKPNGDLFVNGFFSNSYYKYNNQTNTWSNITNIARQDVQYATSTFIDNHNGYMGGKMINSSQGKIYKTTTGGDTQNSWVVDYIHTDRIARVKFFNSNIGYAVGENGTILKKGVDCSSGQQYVISSNDTSICVGDTAYLGANNVLNYSWNNSITTSTNPVSPSQETNYIVTGTDNNGCISYDTTTVYVLPNINPTLVYVNGTLSCSQNYGIYEWYFNGVLVSNNKSFVPAVSGVYTFSIGSERCKTSKSIYVQLLTTIEEDKEESFIEIVNNKQELLIKNIYNQGISKIQIFDFNGKRVDYIDRYDSINNPSVINISKLEKGIYLIQFHLTNGKSMSKKFIKT